One part of the Prionailurus bengalensis isolate Pbe53 chromosome B2, Fcat_Pben_1.1_paternal_pri, whole genome shotgun sequence genome encodes these proteins:
- the KLHL31 gene encoding kelch-like protein 31, with product MAPKKKTVKKNKGDINEMTIIVEDSPLNKLNALNGLLEGGNGLNCISSELTDASYGPNLLEGLSRMRQENFLCDLVIGTKTKSFDVHKSVMASCSEYFYNILKKDPSTQRVDLNDISPLGLATVIAYAYTGKLTLSLYTIGSIISAAVYLQIHTLVKMCSDFLIREMSVENCMYIANIAETYSLKNAKAATQKFIRDNFLEFAESDQFLKLTFEQINELLIDDDLQLPSEIVAFQIAMKWLEFDQKRVRYAADLLSNIRFGTISAQDLVNYVQSVPRMMQDADCHKLLVDAMNYHLLPYHQNTLQSRRTRIRGGCRVLVTVGGRPGLTEKSLSRDILYRDPENGWSKLTEMPAKSFNQCVAVMDGFLYVAGGEDQNDARNQAKHAVSNFCRYDPRFNTWIHLASMNQKRTHFSLSVFNGLLYAVGGRNTEGSLASLECYVPSTNQWQPKTPLEVARCCHASAVTDGRVLVTGGYIGSAYSRSVCAYDPAGDSWQELPGLSTPRGWHCAVTLGDRVYVMGGSQLGARGERVDVLAVECYSPATGQWSYAAPLLVGVSTAGASALHGRAYLVGGWNEGEKKYKKCIQCFSPELNEWMEDDELPEATVGVSCCTLSMPSSVTRESRASSVSSVPVSI from the exons ATGGCCCCCAAAAAGAAGACTgtcaaaaagaacaaaggagatatCAATGAGATGACCATAATCGTAGAAGATAGCCCCCTAAACAAATTAAATGCTTTGAATGGGCTCCTAGAGGGAGGCAATGGCCTTAACTGCATTTCTTCTGAACTAACAGATGCTTCTTATGGCCCCAATCTCTTGGAAGGCTTAAGTAGAATGAGGCAGGAGAACTTCCTTTGCGACTTAGTCATTGGCACCAAAACCAAATCTTTTGATGTTCACAAGTCAGTGATGGCTTCATGCAGTGAATACTTTTACAACATCctaaaaaaagacccatctaccCAAAGGGTGGATCTCAATGATATCTCACCACTAGGCCTGGCTACTGTCATCGCGTATGCCTACACCGGAAAGCTGACTCTCTCCTTGTACACGATAGGAAGCATTATTTCTGCTGCTGTTTATCTTCAGATCCACACCCTTGTAAAGATGTGCAGTGATTTTCTGATACGGGAGATGAGTGTTGAGAATTGCATGTACATTGCTAACATTGCTGAAACATActctttgaaaaatgcaaaagcaGCAACCCAAAAATTTATCCGGGATAACTTCCTTGAATTTGCAGAATCAGATCAGTTTTTGAAACTTACCTTTGAGCAAATTAATGAACTTCTCATAGATGATGACTTACAGTTGCCTTCTGAAATAGTAGCATTCCAGATTGCAATGAAGTGGTTAGAATTTGACCAAAAGAGAGTGAGGTATGCTGCAGATCTTTTGAGCAATATTCGCTTTGGTACCATCTCTGCACAAGACCTGGTCAACTATGTTCAGTCTGTACCAAGAATGATGCAAGATGCTGACTGCCACAAACTTCTCGTAGATGCTATGAACTACCACTTACTTCCATATCATCAAAACACATTGCAGTCTAGGCGCACGAGAATCCGTGGGGGCTGTCGAGTCCTTGTCACTGTTGGGGGACGTCCAGGCCTCACTGAGAAGTCCCTTAGTAGAGACATCTTGTACAGAGACCCTGAAAATGGATGGAGCAAGCTTACAGAAATGCCAGCCAAGAGTTTTAATCAGTGTGTGGCTGTGATGGACGGATTTCTTTACGTGGCCGGTGGCGAAGACCAGAATGATGCAAGAAATCAAGCCAAGCACGCAGTCAGCAATTTCTGCAG ATATGATCCCCGCTTCAACACCTGGATACACCTGGCCAGCATGAACCAGAAGCGCACGCACTTCAGCCTGAGCGTGTTCAACGGGCTCCTTTACGCCGTGGGCGGCCGCAATACCGAAGGCAGTCTGGCCTCGCTGGAATGCTACGTGCCCTCCACCAATCAGTGGCAGCCGAAGACGCCCCTGGAGGTGGCGCGCTGCTGCCACGCCAGCGCGGTCACCGACGGCCGGGTGCTGGTGACCGGCGGGTACATCGGCAGCGCGTACTCGCGCTCGGTGTGCGCGTACGACCCCGCCGGCGACTCGTGGCAGGAGCTGCCGGGCCTGAGCACACCGCGGGGCTGGCACTGCGCGGTCACTCTGGGCGACAGGGTGTACGTGATGGGGGGTAGCCAGCTGGGGGCGCGCGGGGAGCGCGTGGACGTGCTGGCCGTGGAGTGCTACAGCCCCGCGACTGGCCAATGGAGCTACGCAGCGCCGCTGCTGGTGGGCGTGAGCACGGCGGGCGCCTCGGCGCTGCACGGCCGCGCGTATCTCGTGGGGGGCTGGAACGAGGGCGAGAAGAAATACAAGAAGTGCATCCAGTGCTTCAGCCCGGAGCTCAACGAGTGGATGGAGGACGACGAGTTGCCCGAGGCCACCGTGGGCGTGTCCTGCTGCACCCTCTCGATGCCCAGCAGCGTGACCCGGGAATCCCGAGCCAGCTCAGTGTCCTCCGTGCCAGTCAGTATCTGA